One region of Streptomyces subrutilus genomic DNA includes:
- a CDS encoding cytochrome c oxidase assembly protein, translated as MTPGHVHPGAVAGLGPAEVAVAVAALFAATVYMVGSRRLRRRGDLWPRWRDASFSVGGAGVVWAATGPLPGGPYTAHMVQHLIVGMAAPLLLVLARPLTLALRTLAPGPARRGLLALSRSRPVRWLVFPPSAALLDIGGLWLLYRTPLFATIRHEPWPHALVHAHVLAAGLLFSFAVCQLDPVRRRWGVGVRGVTLLAVGAAHGVLAKTLYAVPPPGTAFSPADLRTGAQVMYYGGDLVEAALAAVVSASWYQATGRTQQRLRRRPDASLRRRGAMAAASRAE; from the coding sequence GTGACGCCCGGGCACGTCCATCCGGGCGCGGTCGCGGGCCTCGGCCCTGCCGAAGTGGCCGTGGCGGTGGCCGCCCTGTTCGCGGCCACCGTCTACATGGTGGGTTCGCGTCGTCTTCGACGACGCGGGGACCTCTGGCCCCGGTGGCGCGACGCCTCGTTCTCCGTCGGGGGTGCCGGTGTCGTCTGGGCGGCGACAGGGCCGCTGCCGGGCGGACCGTACACCGCCCACATGGTCCAGCACCTGATCGTCGGGATGGCGGCCCCGCTCCTGCTCGTCCTGGCCCGCCCCCTCACTCTCGCCCTGCGCACCTTGGCCCCCGGTCCGGCACGTCGTGGACTCTTGGCCCTCTCCCGGTCCCGTCCCGTGCGCTGGCTGGTCTTTCCCCCCTCGGCGGCGCTCCTCGACATCGGGGGACTGTGGCTGCTGTACCGCACGCCGCTGTTCGCCACCATCCGGCACGAGCCCTGGCCGCACGCCCTGGTGCACGCGCACGTTCTGGCGGCCGGGTTGTTGTTCTCCTTCGCCGTCTGCCAGCTCGACCCCGTGCGGCGCCGTTGGGGAGTCGGGGTCCGCGGAGTGACGCTCCTGGCCGTGGGCGCCGCGCACGGCGTACTGGCCAAGACGCTGTACGCGGTGCCACCTCCCGGCACCGCGTTTTCCCCCGCCGACCTGCGAACCGGAGCCCAGGTCATGTACTACGGCGGCGATCTCGTCGAAGCCGCCCTCGCCGCCGTCGTGTCCGCTTCCTGGTACCAGGCCACGGGCCGCACCCAGCAGCGGCTGCGCCGCCGACCGGATGCGAGCCTGAGGCGGCGCGGCGCGATGGCAGCAGCGAGCAGGGCCGAGTAG
- a CDS encoding HSP18 transcriptional regulator encodes MDQATPPLNPVSFLAAAAALETIDQAVRDAQRTSTGPATADLAPDSGPHPALAALLMLREVREQLAGWESGLIETARSQGASWADLAGPLGVASRQAAERRYLRQRPGATGTTREQRVQATRDTRAADRTVTAWARDNAADLRRLAGQISSLTDLPTTAATAIGDLNQALAHHDPARLIRPLTDSRPHLRPQDAHLAQRIDALTQHTDQLRHHTHQQRNT; translated from the coding sequence ATGGACCAGGCCACGCCCCCGCTCAACCCGGTCTCCTTCCTGGCCGCCGCAGCGGCACTGGAGACCATCGACCAAGCCGTAAGAGACGCGCAGCGAACCTCTACAGGGCCGGCGACGGCGGATCTCGCGCCGGACTCCGGCCCACACCCGGCCCTGGCAGCCCTGCTGATGCTGCGGGAGGTCCGCGAGCAGCTCGCCGGCTGGGAGAGCGGCCTGATCGAAACCGCCCGCAGCCAAGGCGCCAGCTGGGCCGACCTCGCAGGCCCCCTCGGAGTCGCCAGCCGCCAAGCCGCCGAACGCCGCTACCTACGCCAACGCCCCGGCGCCACCGGAACCACCCGCGAGCAACGCGTCCAAGCCACCCGCGACACCCGCGCCGCCGACCGCACCGTCACCGCCTGGGCCCGCGACAACGCCGCCGACCTGCGCCGACTCGCCGGCCAGATCAGCTCCCTCACCGACCTCCCCACCACAGCCGCAACCGCCATCGGCGACCTCAACCAAGCCCTCGCCCACCACGACCCCGCCCGCCTCATCCGCCCCCTCACCGACAGCCGCCCCCACCTACGACCCCAAGACGCCCACCTCGCCCAACGCATCGACGCCCTCACCCAACACACCGACCAACTCCGCCACCACACCCACCAACAACGCAACACATGA
- a CDS encoding APC family permease: MSHSPSGEVHRLKANSVGLIGVVFMAVATAAPITAMTGNLPIAVGFGNGTGAPAGYLFATLVLTVFAVGYVAMAKRITAAGAFYGYISHGLGRIAGMASGMLAVLAYIVFEASIVGVFSYFAKTTVHDQFGIDLPWILYAAAMLSVTAVLAHFDINLTAKALGVMLIGEIAVLFAVATAVLLAGGGPDGIPLEPVNPSNAFTGTSAGLGLFFAFWSWVGFESTAMYGEESRDPKRVIPKATLISVVGVGLFYIYVSWMTIAGNGLTKSVELSASANPLDLFFAPTQQFIGSWAVDSFQWLLLTGSFACGMAFHQCAARYLYAIGREGFLHPALGRTHARHGSPYLASLVQSAIAIGLVAAFWLTGQDPYIHLYTLLAILGTMAILIVQTLCSFAVIGYFRKNHPEDRHWFKTFTAPLLGGIGMSAVVVLLVLNMKTAAGLAADSLVFGLIPWIVAAVFFGGLALGCYLKFRAPERYEVIGRIVLEDATERTDPSTENTAPSAAHV, from the coding sequence ATGTCCCACAGTCCCAGCGGTGAAGTCCATCGGCTCAAGGCCAACTCGGTCGGCTTGATCGGGGTGGTCTTCATGGCCGTGGCCACCGCCGCCCCGATCACCGCGATGACCGGGAACCTGCCGATCGCGGTCGGCTTCGGCAACGGCACCGGGGCCCCGGCCGGCTACCTCTTCGCCACCCTCGTCCTGACCGTCTTCGCCGTCGGGTACGTAGCCATGGCCAAGCGGATCACCGCGGCCGGCGCCTTCTACGGCTACATCTCCCACGGCCTGGGCCGGATCGCCGGCATGGCCTCCGGCATGCTCGCCGTGCTCGCCTACATCGTCTTCGAGGCCTCGATCGTCGGCGTCTTCTCGTACTTCGCCAAGACGACCGTGCACGACCAGTTCGGCATCGACCTCCCCTGGATCCTGTACGCGGCCGCGATGCTCTCCGTCACCGCCGTTCTCGCCCACTTCGACATCAACCTCACCGCAAAAGCACTCGGCGTGATGCTGATCGGCGAGATCGCCGTCCTCTTCGCCGTCGCGACCGCCGTCCTGCTCGCGGGCGGAGGCCCGGACGGCATCCCGCTGGAACCGGTCAACCCCTCGAACGCCTTCACCGGCACCTCCGCCGGCCTCGGCCTCTTCTTCGCCTTCTGGTCCTGGGTCGGCTTCGAATCGACCGCGATGTACGGCGAGGAGTCCCGCGACCCCAAGCGGGTGATCCCCAAGGCCACCCTGATCTCAGTCGTCGGCGTCGGCCTCTTCTACATCTACGTCTCCTGGATGACCATCGCAGGCAACGGCCTGACCAAGTCCGTCGAGCTGTCCGCCTCCGCCAATCCCCTGGACCTCTTCTTCGCCCCCACGCAGCAGTTCATCGGCTCCTGGGCCGTCGACTCCTTCCAATGGCTCCTGCTCACCGGGTCCTTCGCCTGCGGCATGGCCTTCCACCAGTGCGCCGCCCGCTACCTCTACGCGATCGGCCGGGAAGGCTTCCTCCACCCCGCCCTCGGGCGCACCCACGCCCGGCACGGCTCCCCCTACCTCGCCTCCCTCGTGCAGAGCGCCATCGCCATCGGCCTCGTGGCCGCGTTCTGGCTCACCGGCCAAGACCCCTACATCCACCTCTACACCCTGCTGGCGATCCTCGGCACCATGGCCATCCTCATCGTCCAGACCCTCTGCTCCTTCGCCGTGATCGGCTACTTCCGCAAGAACCACCCCGAGGACCGCCACTGGTTCAAGACGTTCACCGCCCCTCTCCTCGGCGGTATCGGAATGAGCGCCGTCGTCGTCCTTCTGGTCCTCAACATGAAGACCGCGGCCGGACTCGCCGCCGACTCCCTCGTCTTCGGCCTCATCCCCTGGATCGTCGCCGCCGTCTTCTTCGGCGGCCTGGCCCTGGGCTGCTACCTCAAGTTCAGAGCACCCGAGCGCTACGAGGTCATCGGCCGGATCGTCCTGGAAGACGCCACCGAACGCACCGACCCCAGCACCGAGAACACCGCCCCCTCCGCCGCGCACGTCTGA
- a CDS encoding carbonic anhydrase, which translates to MQPLIDNARTFGQRPEEFAKLAEGQSPQVLFITCSDSRVVPALITGAAPGQLFELRTAGNIVPPYASERPTSEAATIEYAVEVLGVQDIVVCGHSHCGAVGALVRGDDLDPVPAVRDWLAYAASRPVSDDPDDPAVAASVQHHVLAQLLRLRSYPCVEKGLAEGRLRVRGWYYEVHTGAVLEHRTDTDTFRAL; encoded by the coding sequence ATGCAGCCCCTCATCGACAACGCCCGCACGTTCGGACAGCGCCCTGAGGAGTTCGCCAAACTCGCCGAAGGCCAGTCTCCCCAGGTCCTGTTCATCACCTGCTCCGACTCCCGGGTCGTACCCGCCCTGATCACGGGCGCCGCCCCCGGTCAGCTCTTCGAGCTGCGCACCGCGGGCAACATCGTCCCGCCCTACGCCTCCGAGCGGCCCACCTCCGAGGCCGCCACCATCGAGTACGCCGTGGAAGTGCTCGGCGTCCAGGACATCGTCGTCTGCGGCCACTCCCACTGCGGTGCCGTGGGCGCGCTGGTTCGCGGCGACGACCTCGACCCCGTCCCCGCCGTACGGGACTGGCTCGCGTACGCCGCGAGCCGCCCGGTGTCGGACGACCCGGACGACCCGGCGGTCGCCGCCTCCGTGCAGCACCACGTACTCGCCCAGCTGCTGCGCCTGCGTTCCTACCCCTGTGTGGAGAAGGGGCTGGCCGAGGGGCGGCTGCGGGTACGCGGCTGGTACTACGAGGTGCACACCGGGGCCGTACTCGAACACCGCACCGACACCGACACCTTCCGGGCCCTGTGA
- a CDS encoding DUF2267 domain-containing protein: MAIRRESFLAHVQERGEYSTPQEAERAARVVLALLGAHLVGTVRAELAARLPETYALILLNPLQAAEPLTPERFVRATAAWIEGATEKTALWDIGAVLSTMAAAAGDHLMAEILLQLPPGYDILFGHPHST; the protein is encoded by the coding sequence ATGGCGATACGCAGGGAGTCGTTCCTGGCCCACGTCCAGGAACGCGGCGAGTACTCGACCCCGCAGGAAGCCGAACGAGCGGCGCGCGTGGTTCTGGCCCTGCTGGGCGCGCACCTGGTCGGCACGGTGCGGGCCGAGCTCGCCGCCCGGCTACCCGAGACCTACGCCCTGATCCTCCTCAACCCGCTGCAGGCAGCGGAGCCGCTCACGCCCGAGCGCTTCGTCCGCGCGACCGCGGCCTGGATCGAGGGCGCCACCGAGAAGACGGCGCTGTGGGACATCGGCGCGGTCCTGTCCACCATGGCCGCCGCCGCCGGCGACCACCTCATGGCAGAGATCCTGCTCCAGCTCCCGCCCGGCTACGACATCCTCTTCGGCCACCCCCACTCCACCTGA
- the cpt gene encoding chloramphenicol phosphotransferase CPT, translating to MTTQMIILNGGSSSGKTGIVRCLQAVLPDPWLAFGVDSFVDALPAKMQASEAGIEIAADGRVSVGADFRELETAWTEGIVAMAGAGARIIVDDVFLGGAASQQRWQKALGELAVLWVGVKCESAVAAGREVARGDRVQGMAASQADVVHQGVVYDLEVDTTHTESVVCARAVAAHVS from the coding sequence GTGACAACTCAGATGATCATTCTCAATGGTGGTTCCAGCTCGGGGAAGACTGGGATCGTGCGGTGCCTGCAGGCTGTACTGCCGGATCCGTGGTTGGCGTTCGGGGTGGATTCGTTCGTCGACGCGCTGCCCGCGAAGATGCAGGCGTCGGAGGCGGGGATCGAGATCGCGGCGGACGGCCGAGTGAGCGTCGGGGCGGACTTCCGGGAGCTGGAGACCGCCTGGACCGAGGGCATCGTCGCGATGGCCGGTGCAGGCGCCCGGATCATCGTCGACGACGTCTTCCTCGGCGGAGCGGCGTCCCAGCAGCGGTGGCAAAAGGCTCTGGGCGAACTGGCGGTGCTCTGGGTCGGCGTCAAGTGTGAGAGTGCGGTCGCCGCAGGCCGTGAGGTCGCACGAGGAGATCGAGTCCAGGGAATGGCCGCGTCGCAGGCAGATGTGGTTCACCAAGGGGTGGTCTACGACCTCGAGGTCGACACGACGCACACCGAATCCGTGGTGTGTGCGCGAGCCGTCGCCGCCCACGTCAGTTGA
- a CDS encoding flavin monoamine oxidase family protein: MARTSVMHALRQLAAEHAAARRLSLPAADVRGLSRRALLERAAALGLGTAVAGAAATVPARAETAPDGKKPPTGSPRVAVVGAGIAGLTAALTLKDAGITCTLYEANPTRVGGRMWTQRDHWAYGQISEIGGELIDTSHKKILELCRRFDLPTEDFLGGGPNGAEEVLWFDGAYYPRAQADEDFKAVYQALRRDLQDAGEVTWNTTTPTGTALDNMSLYQWIETRVPGGHTSRLGQFIDVAYNVEYGAETADQSALALVLLMGYQPNPGHFNVWGLSNERYHIIGGNDQLPRAIAQTLPADSLLMGRELTAVRANADGTQTLTFDDSGTTRTVTADHTILCLPLPVLQRIDLTAAGFDPLMRNLLRDARMGYCTKLNMQFTSRPWRGTGAWPGVSAGDCFTDSDVQQTWDTTKVQPGNGGILLQYAGGALAGTLTPATPFATQTDPYVRTLAARMLTGIDAFFPGTKNAWNGRAQLSAWHRNPYSLGAYSYWPTGYLHRYARYEGTAQGNVHIAGEHCSYDFQGFMEGGATEGERAAREVISALA; this comes from the coding sequence ATGGCCCGCACCTCCGTCATGCACGCACTGAGGCAACTCGCCGCCGAACACGCCGCCGCCCGCCGACTGTCCCTGCCCGCCGCCGACGTAAGGGGCCTGAGCCGCCGCGCCCTGCTGGAGCGCGCCGCCGCCCTCGGCCTCGGCACCGCCGTGGCAGGCGCCGCCGCCACCGTGCCCGCCCGGGCCGAAACCGCACCGGACGGCAAGAAGCCGCCGACGGGCAGCCCCCGCGTCGCCGTGGTCGGCGCGGGCATCGCCGGCCTGACCGCGGCTCTCACCCTGAAGGACGCGGGCATCACCTGCACCCTCTACGAAGCCAACCCCACCCGCGTCGGCGGCCGCATGTGGACCCAGCGCGACCACTGGGCATACGGCCAGATCTCCGAGATCGGCGGCGAGCTGATCGACACCAGTCACAAGAAGATCCTCGAACTGTGCCGCCGCTTCGACCTGCCAACCGAGGACTTTCTCGGCGGCGGTCCGAACGGCGCCGAAGAAGTCCTCTGGTTCGACGGCGCCTACTACCCCCGCGCCCAGGCCGACGAAGACTTCAAGGCCGTCTACCAGGCCCTGCGCCGAGACCTGCAGGACGCGGGCGAGGTCACCTGGAACACCACCACCCCCACCGGCACCGCCCTGGACAACATGTCCCTGTACCAGTGGATCGAGACCCGTGTCCCCGGCGGCCACACCTCACGCCTCGGCCAGTTCATCGACGTCGCCTACAACGTCGAATACGGCGCGGAGACCGCCGACCAGTCCGCCCTCGCCCTGGTCCTTCTCATGGGCTACCAGCCCAACCCCGGCCACTTCAACGTCTGGGGCCTGTCCAACGAGCGCTACCACATCATCGGCGGCAACGACCAGCTTCCCCGGGCCATCGCACAGACCCTGCCCGCCGACTCACTGCTGATGGGCCGCGAACTCACCGCCGTCCGCGCCAACGCCGACGGGACCCAGACCCTCACCTTCGACGACTCCGGCACCACCCGTACCGTCACCGCCGACCACACCATCCTGTGCCTGCCGTTGCCCGTACTCCAGCGCATCGACCTCACCGCGGCCGGATTCGACCCGCTCATGAGGAACCTCCTGCGCGATGCCCGCATGGGCTACTGCACCAAGCTCAACATGCAGTTCACCAGCCGGCCCTGGCGCGGCACCGGTGCCTGGCCCGGGGTCTCGGCGGGCGACTGCTTCACCGACTCCGACGTCCAGCAGACCTGGGACACCACCAAGGTCCAACCCGGAAACGGGGGCATTCTCCTCCAGTACGCGGGCGGCGCCCTGGCCGGCACGCTCACCCCGGCGACCCCCTTCGCCACCCAGACCGACCCCTACGTACGAACCCTGGCCGCCCGCATGCTCACCGGCATCGACGCGTTCTTCCCCGGCACCAAGAACGCCTGGAACGGACGAGCCCAACTGTCCGCCTGGCACCGCAACCCGTACTCCCTGGGCGCCTACTCGTACTGGCCCACCGGCTACCTCCACCGCTACGCCCGTTACGAGGGCACTGCCCAGGGCAACGTGCACATCGCGGGCGAGCACTGCAGCTACGACTTCCAGGGCTTCATGGAAGGCGGCGCGACCGAGGGCGAACGCGCGGCAAGAGAGGTCATCAGCGCTCTCGCATAG
- a CDS encoding SulP family inorganic anion transporter → MNAVTRFPHLRRDFAASLVVFLVALPLCVGVAVASGVPAELGLVTGIVGGIVAGLMPGSSLQVSGPAAGLTVLVFEAVRQFGLASLGVIVLAAGLLQLLMGALKLGRWFRAISVSVVAGMLAGIGLVIIAGQLYAAAGLKAPASGIDKIAGLPDAIVRAVGSTEAMASLGVGAATVAVMVLWKRMPKQVRAVPGALAAVLLATLASLAFALPVAKVEVQGLLGAIQPPGADAFGQLAQPAIFGTIVAFALIASAESLFSAAAVDRLHDGPRTEYDKELMAQGAGNTVCGLLGALPMTAVIVRSSANVQAGAKTKASRVLHGVWLLLFAALLPSVLGLIPLPALAGILVYAGWKLIPFRQVVLLWKSYRGEALILVVTALAIVAVNMFEGVLIGLALSVVKTAWQASHVKLEVVDKGAGPVQAYLSGNATFLRLPKILDTLESLPQNRPVELDLSGLHHVDHACRTALENWAERHGAADTERVRIKTP, encoded by the coding sequence ATGAATGCTGTGACCAGGTTTCCCCATCTCAGGCGGGACTTCGCCGCATCCCTCGTCGTCTTCCTCGTCGCGCTGCCCCTGTGCGTGGGCGTGGCCGTCGCCTCCGGCGTCCCGGCGGAACTCGGCCTGGTCACCGGCATCGTGGGCGGCATCGTCGCGGGGCTGATGCCCGGCAGCAGCCTGCAGGTGTCCGGACCGGCCGCGGGCCTGACCGTGCTCGTCTTCGAGGCCGTCCGCCAGTTCGGGCTCGCCTCGCTCGGCGTGATCGTGCTGGCCGCCGGGCTGCTCCAACTCCTTATGGGCGCGCTCAAGCTGGGCCGCTGGTTCCGGGCCATCTCGGTCTCGGTGGTCGCGGGGATGCTGGCCGGCATCGGGCTCGTGATCATCGCGGGCCAGTTGTACGCGGCGGCAGGCCTCAAGGCGCCGGCGTCCGGCATCGACAAGATCGCGGGGCTCCCGGACGCGATCGTCCGCGCGGTCGGCAGCACCGAGGCCATGGCCTCGCTCGGGGTGGGCGCGGCCACCGTCGCGGTGATGGTGCTGTGGAAGCGGATGCCGAAACAGGTACGGGCGGTGCCGGGCGCGCTCGCGGCGGTGCTGCTGGCCACGCTGGCCTCGCTGGCGTTCGCCCTGCCGGTCGCCAAGGTCGAGGTGCAGGGGCTGCTCGGCGCCATCCAGCCGCCGGGGGCCGACGCCTTCGGTCAGCTGGCCCAGCCGGCCATCTTCGGAACCATCGTCGCGTTCGCGTTGATCGCCTCGGCCGAAAGCCTCTTCAGCGCGGCGGCGGTGGACCGGCTGCACGACGGGCCGCGCACCGAGTACGACAAGGAGCTCATGGCGCAGGGCGCCGGCAACACGGTGTGCGGGCTGCTCGGCGCGCTGCCGATGACCGCCGTGATCGTGCGCAGCTCGGCCAACGTCCAGGCAGGGGCGAAGACCAAGGCCTCCCGCGTGCTGCACGGTGTGTGGCTGCTGCTGTTCGCGGCGCTCCTGCCGTCCGTCCTGGGACTGATCCCGCTGCCCGCCCTCGCCGGCATCCTCGTGTACGCGGGTTGGAAACTGATCCCGTTCCGGCAGGTCGTGCTGTTGTGGAAGTCGTACCGGGGTGAGGCGCTGATCCTCGTGGTGACGGCCTTGGCCATCGTCGCGGTCAACATGTTCGAAGGCGTGCTGATCGGTCTGGCACTGTCCGTCGTCAAGACCGCCTGGCAGGCCTCGCACGTCAAGCTGGAGGTCGTCGACAAGGGCGCCGGCCCCGTCCAGGCGTACCTGTCGGGCAACGCGACCTTCCTGCGGCTGCCGAAGATCCTCGACACTCTGGAGTCGCTGCCCCAGAACCGTCCGGTGGAGCTGGACCTCTCAGGGCTGCACCACGTCGACCACGCCTGCCGCACGGCGCTGGAGAACTGGGCCGAGCGCCACGGCGCGGCCGACACCGAACGGGTGAGGATCAAGACGCCATAG
- a CDS encoding DUF2243 domain-containing protein, giving the protein MNTSAHSLTAAPGARPERRRSLAVCGLIGVAVMAALDEIVFHQILGWHHFYDRSTPGVGLMSDGLLHTAELLGLVAGFFLYADLRRRRALAPAHAWAGFFLGLGLFQLFDGVVDHKLLRLHQIRYGVDVTPYDWAWNIAALILLLIGAALAVRASRHTEAGSAS; this is encoded by the coding sequence ATGAACACATCGGCCCACTCGCTCACCGCCGCCCCCGGGGCGCGGCCTGAGCGGCGCAGGTCACTGGCGGTGTGCGGCCTGATCGGCGTGGCCGTCATGGCCGCCCTCGACGAGATCGTCTTCCACCAGATCCTCGGTTGGCATCACTTCTATGACCGTTCCACCCCCGGCGTGGGTCTCATGTCCGACGGTCTGCTGCACACCGCCGAGCTGCTGGGATTGGTCGCCGGCTTCTTCCTCTATGCCGATCTGCGCCGACGCCGTGCCCTTGCCCCCGCCCACGCCTGGGCCGGATTCTTCCTCGGCCTGGGACTCTTCCAGCTGTTCGACGGGGTCGTCGACCACAAACTGCTGCGCCTGCACCAGATCCGTTACGGCGTCGATGTGACCCCGTACGACTGGGCCTGGAACATCGCCGCGCTGATCCTGCTCCTGATCGGCGCAGCTCTGGCCGTCCGCGCCTCGCGCCACACGGAGGCGGGATCAGCGTCGTGA
- a CDS encoding SPW repeat domain-containing protein has translation MAIYHSHHTAVPPPQAHAFRQGIHDQLLGVVMFAASAALWIFPMATHDGAKDAQVNEAMIGTLLMVVVGLRLYRGSSWRSDAIVGLAGLWMIASPFVLGLQNAAVDNGSRILDIAVGAVLTTAALISLLILRADRRAEGSEAARRP, from the coding sequence ATGGCCATCTACCACTCACACCACACCGCGGTCCCGCCGCCTCAGGCGCACGCCTTTCGGCAGGGCATCCACGACCAGCTTCTCGGGGTCGTCATGTTCGCCGCCTCCGCCGCCCTGTGGATCTTTCCGATGGCGACGCATGACGGGGCGAAGGACGCACAGGTCAACGAAGCGATGATCGGGACCCTCCTGATGGTCGTCGTGGGTCTGCGGCTCTACCGCGGCAGCAGCTGGCGCTCCGATGCCATCGTTGGTCTGGCCGGCCTGTGGATGATCGCTTCACCCTTCGTCCTGGGACTGCAGAACGCCGCCGTTGACAACGGCAGCCGGATTCTCGACATCGCCGTCGGCGCAGTGCTCACGACGGCCGCGCTGATCTCGCTGCTGATCCTGCGCGCCGACCGCCGCGCGGAAGGCTCCGAGGCGGCACGCCGCCCCTGA
- a CDS encoding Hsp20/alpha crystallin family protein: MLMRTDPFREMDRIVQQLSGTSGTWSKPSVMPMDAYRQGEEYVIAFDLPGVSAEAIEIDVERNMLTVKAERRPTDKTDGVQMELCERPLGVFSRQLMLADTLDTEHIEADYDAGVLTLRIPIAERAKPRKIAIGGGSGRKQISG, from the coding sequence ATGTTGATGCGCACCGACCCGTTCCGCGAGATGGACCGCATCGTGCAGCAGCTTTCCGGCACGTCGGGGACCTGGTCGAAGCCGTCGGTGATGCCGATGGACGCCTACCGGCAGGGCGAGGAGTACGTGATCGCGTTCGACCTGCCCGGGGTGAGCGCGGAGGCGATCGAGATCGACGTCGAGCGGAACATGCTGACGGTCAAGGCCGAGCGCCGGCCCACGGACAAGACCGACGGTGTGCAGATGGAGCTCTGCGAGCGGCCTTTGGGTGTCTTCTCCCGCCAGCTCATGCTCGCCGACACCCTGGACACCGAGCACATCGAAGCCGACTACGACGCGGGTGTCCTGACCCTGCGCATCCCGATTGCCGAGCGCGCCAAGCCCCGCAAGATCGCCATCGGCGGCGGCTCGGGCCGCAAGCAGATCTCCGGCTGA